A region of the Mytilus edulis chromosome 11, xbMytEdul2.2, whole genome shotgun sequence genome:
CCCTATACATGCTTATATCCACgttatttgaactctggtggatagtggtcttattgtcaatcataccatatctccttgtTTCTTTTTCAGCATTGATAACGCatgttgagatctcataaacatgtttaatcccgccgtatttttgcgcctgtcccaagtcaggagtctccggcctttgttagtcttgtattatttttgattttagtttcttgtgtaaaatttggagtttagtatagcgttcattatcactgaactagtatatatatatttgtgtaggggcaagctgaaggacgcctccgggtgtgggaatttctctgcattgaagacctattggtgaccttctgctgttgtctgttctatggtcgggttgttgtttctttgacacattcctcatttccattctcaactttatgtCAAGCATAGGTACATGCAACATACTATGTAATAGTAACATTTTCGAAGGCTCTTGTTTATGTGTTTTCGATTGATTTAAAATAACTTTAGCTTAAAATACAGTAACCGATTTATAAATCTTAGAGCACTTCAGTCTCTTCAATGCTTGTCGTGTGATGCTGTTtttcatatttgtgtttcgttcattttaagaattgaatgcttctttttgtaacttcattggggtgtaaaagcgttgaccgaagtacgttttgtatgaagcgcgtaagcgcttcatactaaaaatgtgcgcacggtcaacgcttttacaaccctatgaagttataaaaaagaagcattcaatacttataattacatttttttagcaatgatcatgaaaacacgaattttattattgttttatttaattcacctgtgcactttattgtgggaccacgtgttatcatgaatgaaaagttttattgagcaatgcagTTGCtgacggaataacacgtgatgtacagttagccaatcagaagaaagtatcataatgaaacatacatctaatgtaattattgttttgtacttaaatcagcccgttgtagttttctcgtttgagttgttttacatttatgattTCGGGTCCGTTTAAAAAACTACATAGCTGTATGGGTTTTACTTATTATTGAAGGCATTACatctatatattttgttttcgcTAGTGAAGAGTTAACTTATTTGCATTCAACCCTAatcgtcttatttttatatctagatgctttctgaattattttatttttatgatggGTTGTTGCATCATTGACTACGTCCCTTATCGCTTTTTATTCGTAATTTAACAATGTCTGTACTTATCTCGTAAGACTTTCgtgtaggactacttttacataatGCTCACTATTTTCAGGGCCAAAGATATACGAAGAGTCGTTTTTCTACAGTTTGTTTTTGAAGCTGATGTCTAGTGGATCTTTAAGACAATGGATAGTAAGTATCTGTCAAATATCAAGTCTCTGGGAATCTTGAAATTTAGTTTTCAACAATTTAGGCCAATAACCCAACGTGTTTCGTTTTTATGCAGGGGCggatctatgatttttttttaaggaaggGCAAAATTTTCGAAAATGCTACCATTTATATATAAGCAATTATTTTATTCGCCGAGTTTATGCTAGTAAATAATTATCATACAAAAGGAGTCTACGTCCTCTTCTGAAACTAAACTTTTGAAAACTGATTACTAGAAattcaaaactttataaattGATAAGGTGCATCAAACACACTTATCTGGATTTACCCTCAGCGTCCGTTCGAATCCAAAACTAGAACTTAAACACAAAACCGATTTCtatgactttttaaaaaaaaaataatcttagtCCTTTACAAacgggcgcactacgtttgcgcgcatttggggattaaaatgttttacgtttgcgcgcagcttttgattacatttgcgcgcatacattttacaggtaaactcaggtaaaaatatcaatgaaaaataaattaaatcataattgactatattttttcataataaatatgactTATCAATTATCAATTCCCACTTCCACCTCCTCGTTGGTAATGCACCGTTACAAACGAAACAAGTCATTTATAACCAAATCCAAGTAATTAGTTAGGTTagaatacataatatatacaccAATACACGTTTGATTCAGAAACATACTAGTAATAATTTGTAAggattaaataaacaaataaacttaATTGGATGTTTCAAAATGTCCTAGAGTCAATGATTTTAtcagaaacaaaatattttaatatgattaATTGACCTGATAAAGGTATCTTGACCTTAGCAAGTGGCGCTTGAACGAGACATCCAGATCACGTGCCGTCTTTTATTTCCTTGTCATTGTACAAGTTGGACTGCATTGGCTTTGTTTGTATGTTTCGTTGTCATTATATGGTCTTGCTATTTAAAGAGAGAGGTTTTATATGTAAAACTGGTTTAAAGTCACGCTTACTGGATCATGTATTACCGAGTGATGTTTTTAGAAGTCCCTTTTTTGTAGAAGTGGGTGTGTGGTGTAGACTTACTGTCACAATTTTTGGCATTTCTATTTTACTCTAAACGTTTGTTTCTTTCCAAAATTGTATGATTGTTTGTTGAtggcatcatatatttgatgtaaATTTAAAAGCAAGTTTACAAACTGGCACATGTACACACATTTGAGCAGAGAGGTACAGTGTTTAATGTTTGAAACTGTTGACACGGTATATCATTCTCATAAGGGTAAAGTTTGGAACACGTTTAAactcgctgcatttgtttgcaccttttTTAAGTCAGGAACCAGCTGGTGTTcactggttgtcgtttgttaatgtggttcataagtgattctcgtttttttattgagattagaccgttggttttcccgtttgaacggttttacactagtcatttttgagtccctttatagctttctaTTTAGGTGCGCACAAGCTCCTTGTTGAAGACGATACTTTGACCTGTACTGGTTTACTTAAAACAataatgacttggatggagagttgtctaatagGCACCcatgccacatctttttatatctttgtACAATTATTTTGCAGAATCAGAAATTTTTGAGGCCATCAGGCAGCAGTTCTGGTTTATCATTTGGTATGTATTATTAACATTAAACGTGAATGTATCGAAATAAAAGCCATGCTAAACACTCAGAAAACTTggataaggaaataaaaaaaatagagatgATACAATGGTATCGATAACAAACCACATAATAGAAGAAAACAGTAAACACTTAGGTCAGAAGGAaaacaaatgatgaaaaaattacaacaaaactcataaaaacaacacaaacatatTAGTATTAAGTAAAATAAACCAAATCAAATCCGTTGGTGAATTCAGACTCCAATAGTTCCTTCTTCACGAGTGACAACTGCCGTTGTAACATGACATACTATAGGATGATTGTGAAAAAGCAAAGCACGTTCTTATAATCACCTTTATTTTGTCATGCTATGATAGATTTAAtttattaggtttttttttctgttcgttGCATAGATGGATTCCCATATCCTTTGTGTTTCAATAATGATAAAAACTATTGATAACTTTTCTGGTTATGTTGTGTTGAATCGTTTCCTTTTATGACGTTAATCTTTTGAACACAGTGTCTGTTTACCTGTTTAACCTTTAAAGTTGTTTTAAAAATGCCAGCATTCGTATCTTCTTACTTTTATGAATAAGCAGAGAGAAAACACAAAGTCAAGTCACTAACAACTACTTTAgtaaatatgcatgacatatgtGTCACTGTAAGCTAAGCAACAACCTATCAATCAtatgtaaatttttgattatttgtattCAATCCAGGTGCAAATGGTAGTAACAACAGACAAACAGCAATTCAAGCAGAAACGACTTCACCAAGTCTGACCTTTGTGAGAGACCTTGACCCAAATGTTAAAGTGCAAACAAGCACTTCTGTAGTGAAAGATCTTACAGTTGAAAGGGATCATATGAATCCTACCTCGACGCCGAATCAGGTTGTAACGGACTCGAGAACGACAAAAAGTAAAGACAAATTTACAATACCGATGGTTATTTTAACTGGTCCCGAAGCCGAAAAAATAAAGGTACCAGATCATACAACAGAGGGCCTAACTGTGGTTAGAGACTACATGCAAGATGGCAGCAAAAAAGTTAAACGTCACGTGTCAAGAAAGAAGAGAGCTCACCAATATCAATTGCCGATTGTTAGACTGGGTTCAAAGGTTAAATACAACAATCCCTCTGACAAAGCTTCTCAAACATCACCGCTGACCGATGACGATGGACAAGATTTAGTTATTGTTCGGGATCAGTCCAATCAACCAAAAACCGTTACATTCAGATTCGTGCCTTGTGGGAACGGTCAAATGTGTATTGTATTTGATTAAAAGCTGGTATGGAgggatttgaaaaaaatgtcaacctTTTTTTTACTTAATGGTCCTATGTTAAATAAACAATCCTAAGCTTGCGGCTCTACTAAACGTTTACTTGCTCTTAACATAGAGGCAGTATTGTTAGCATTAGATGAACACACTAATCGTTATTTTACCTCTTTTTGATTTTACATTATTTATAAATTCGTCCagtgtatctatgatgagctatATATAAGTATACAGATACACTGGTAATTATAATATATACGTTTATCTATTTAACATATTACGCTCTTAAGCatacttttataatttttgtttttaaataatttattaagtGCTTCAACTAGTGCTGTCATTTGtacatatttattatttcatacatttaacacaacagtattttcaaaaatgatgtctttttcaataaatataatgAATAGTGGCCCAAACTGGCAAATCACCAGCCAGTGAATAAATGAAAGAGACGAGTACCTGAAAGATTGAATTGGAGCCAACTCGAGTTCGTATACATGTATGCATGGTGCACGGGTACTCATTTGAAGGTTAAACATTCAGTGAATCGAATTTTTGTCTATAATTTGGATTATAAAACTGAGTTGAGTTTTATCATTTTGTTcacatcttttatatttttatatatattgtatttttgtgttatgtttcatttcattaattatcatttaaatcTTGTTATGTTTTGATGCAAAATGGTTAGTAAAATCATTGAAGATGATTACAGGTAGTCTGTGAAAGGGCATAACCATTGCGAATAGcgtttatttcttttatttcattcatgaaaatgtaaattgcAGTCTTGTTACTCGGGAAATCTACTAGATAATTTTCCCGCAAAATTTGACAGACGAGATTATGATCCCTTTTCCTGTATATGCACTTGTCTAAAGAACTGTTTTGCAGTTAAACCAATATGTGGTTATCTTTGTTCATGTTTCCTGAGACATATTTGTTGTTGTACATGtgtttttgaaacaataaaatttacTCTTCCGTGTGATGTTTTTGTAGATAATATCATTTGCGTGGCTTGATTATCAGTTTGGTCAAATGACCACAAGGGGACAACCTGGTTTACATATAGTGTccattgtattgcttgaccctcatgggtgtaattttgcaataaagattattattgtTAAATACTCTACGAACTTTCATAGACTTACACGGCCAATTACATGTTTAAAGATACAATTAGAAGTTCAATTCCTGGGCGGTTATTAATATTATTGATATCTCGAGAGGAGGAAGagttttaaaaatgaacaaattgggCTTGTAAAAACAGAAAATGAGCAAATCGGGCTTGTgaaaacagaaaatataataaaataaaagtcaACACGATTAAACTGAATATTCTGCAACACAAAATGATGGAGGAAAAAATGTGTACATGCCTGCCGCTAAAAAGGAGCATGCGTAGCaacatatgaaaataaatgatcaaTCCGAATACATCAACCAGCTACACCCCATATGTCAAATGGTCGTCCCTTGATTTTTAGAACGGATTTATGCGATACGACCACACAATAGTTTATTTTTCACATAGAGCGTTGATTTTGCGATTTCGAGGGTAAAATCCAAATCATCTCCCTTTACTTGATTCTCATCTTCCTACAGATTAAATTTTCGTAGAATTGAATTAATCTCTAGTCTGTTGTTATCCAACATTACCCTTTTGCAACAAAATCACATTTCATAGTTGTTTAACTTTTGACGTTAGACACGCTCTTAATTGTAGAAAGAAAAGATAACAACCATATTAACACACACTTGTCTAGAATTTGTAAATGATTGATTACTTTTGCTTTCTATAtgtacagtggcaaatagttGAAAAATTTAGACAGTCACTTGGAAAGAACAATATTTAGTTATAACGTCTCCATTTCAGACGGGTGTCAAGCAATGAACGGACAGTGTCATTCATAAATTACAAACTTTATATCCTAGAACTGGGGGTTCAATGCATAGTAGCATTtatcatccattcttatgattttTTAGGTTGGGTTGTTTTGggagaaaaaaaacgaaaataaaggcgtccggatattttTTCTGTCATCAGACCGAATTTTAAGTCATATACAAGACCTCCGATTTTTTAAGCGGTGACCGCTTTAAAGTGGAGaagaaacttggaattgataataaatagcaaatacactttatttataatgtacgacgttcatagtatacagaaatgcgaaaataattgaatttaacagactgaaacaaaaacaaaaataacggACGTTGgaaaaaaagggagagggcttaagAAATTGTCTGTctccaagtacctatgacttttgatactttttctgaaatttgcagacataaaatattttacaaaaattcatcctacaacagtttaaatACTTTCAACCAATCTAAAcggacctaccgaattatactatttactgggtttgtaataacatgagcaacacgacgggtgccacatgtggagcaggatctgcttaccttttcgaagcacctgcgatcacccccagTCTTTGGTGTGGTTCGCTTTGCTTAGTCTTtaaattagttttctatgttgtgtcttatgtactattatttgtctatttttgtctttttagtttttagccatcatggcgttgtcagtttattttctatctatgagtttgactgtccttctggtatctttcgcccctcttccctaaatacataaataagcaaatgtggtatgagtgccaatgagacaactatccatccaagtcacaacgtataaaaagttaacaattataggccaaAGTGGCCATGTTTTAAAGTCAATCTAATTATCTTTAGAAATGACAAAGCTGCTGAACAGAACAGGAACATAGTCACACTTAAAAACTTTTATAGTTCTATAATATAGCACTGGGACATGCAACACCATAAAGTCGTAAAAGAACTGACACACCGTGagaagaaaacaacaaacaatcaGTTTACTGTACACAACACTACATATAAAACTAAGAAAGTCCGAGTAACAAAAGTGGTCGTGTGTAATATCTTCATGTGTTTtgttcgttattttttttaaattgggtgTCATGGGTGATCTATGTTAGATtcaggatctgcatacccttcttGTGCAACTAATAGCACCCCAAGGttttgtgggtttcgtgttgctcagtctttattttttgGTACTATTCATTGCTTGTCTGTTGATATTCATCtttcttagccatggcgttttcaatttatttacgACTTATGTCCTTCCAGTATCTTTTGTATCATATAGACACCGGAATgtgatataaaaagatgtggtatgagcgccaacaaccactctccatccaagtcaaaatttgtagaagtaaacattaaaggtcaaagtacagcattcaacaatgagcctTGGCTTACACAGAACACCAAGCTTTaaaagggcccccaaaatgactagtgtaaaaacaacggtctaatctagaTAAAATACGAGAAACGAGagcacttatgaaccacatcaacaacctGCAACGAATAAATACCAGGTCCTTTACTAAGGACAGGTGCtaagtctttttgtttttttgttgcgcTTTTGAGGGGCATTGACATATACCACACATGTATCATACATAtgctaaaattaaattaaacaaaaacatagaaaatagTCTGGTGATATGTCTTTGCAACATGAATCATTATCCATCACAACAAAATGAAGCAGCAAAATTTTTACAAAACCTGGAAGCGGATTCCAGATTTTTGATACGAGCGTAATTCTAGAAAATGGCGTATATACTGCCCAGTGAAAAGATGCAAACATTGTGTTTGGACtattctttttaaaacaaaaaagataaatcGTTGTTGTGGATAAAAAGGAGAATGATTTGCGTCTTCTACAGATCCTGGATCCGACACTGAAAACAATACGAATTACACATGTAATGTTCTTTCTGACGTATTGATCCTTCTTATTAACCGATAAGAACAAAATATCCTGAACAGATCATCGGCTCATCCATCATCTGTATTTATTGGTTTTATAATTGGTGAAATAATAAAGAGGACTCAGACTCTCAAATTTTGCTCTTCAAAAGTAAACTCTTAAAAAGAGGATACAAGAAACAAGAAATAGATCCtttgatatttaatatttaaagcacTCGATAGAAGCAGAGCCAATCTCCGTACAGCGCTCGTTTCCTTTCCGTATACTTAGTACACTAC
Encoded here:
- the LOC139495926 gene encoding uncharacterized protein, yielding MRLIRLLGCAMLVCMLEAAPSGSVDSNKQNGPKIYEESFFYSLFLKLMSSGSLRQWINQKFLRPSGSSSGLSFGANGSNNRQTAIQAETTSPSLTFVRDLDPNVKVQTSTSVVKDLTVERDHMNPTSTPNQVVTDSRTTKSKDKFTIPMVILTGPEAEKIKVPDHTTEGLTVVRDYMQDGSKKVKRHVSRKKRAHQYQLPIVRLGSKVKYNNPSDKASQTSPLTDDDGQDLVIVRDQSNQPKTVTFRFVPCGNGQMCIVFD